Proteins encoded together in one Triticum dicoccoides isolate Atlit2015 ecotype Zavitan chromosome 7B, WEW_v2.0, whole genome shotgun sequence window:
- the LOC119342010 gene encoding 4-hydroxyphenylacetaldehyde oxime monooxygenase-like: protein MPIPQIGWQLLPQVQMPQQWQQLLLGLSLLLPVLVLIVRSRKGLKLPPGPARLPVLGNLHQLGSLPHRSLRELARRHGPVMLLRLGATHMLVVSSASAAREVLKEHDADCCSRPACPGPKRLSYGFKNMAFAPYGEHWREMRKIFIVELLSMRRVKAAWGARQEQVDKLMAALAPNEPVALGEHIFAFTDGIIGTVALGNVYGADMLARKKHFQHVLDEAMDMLATFSAEDFFPNAAGRLVDRLTGLVARRDQLFSSLDDFFETVIEQHLDPARPKPENGGDLVDVLIDLWKQEHRGFTKDHVKAIIMDTFVGGIDTSSVTILWAMSELIRNPRVMKKAQEEIRAAVGEPRARVQPDDLPKLNYLKMVLKETLRLYPPATLLLPRETMRHVKIGGYDVPATTRVAVNAWALGRDPASWGEDADEFNPDRFEAGARHGEVDLQGAHFELVPFGAGRRICPGMAMALMNVEFALANLLCGFDWALPEGTKAEDLCMEEAGGLTFHRKTPLVLVPTPYVPPSAA from the exons ATGCCGATCCCCCAGATCGGCTGGCAGCTCCTCCCTCAGGTCCAGATGCCCCAACAATGGCAGcagctcctcctcggcctcagcCTCCTGCTGCCTGTCCTGGTTCTGATAGTGAGGAGCAGGAAAGGGCTCAAGCTGCCGCCGGGACCGGCGCGGCTGCCGGTGCTAGGCAACCTGCACCAGCTGGGCTCGCTTCCGCACCGGAGCCTGCGGGAGCTGGCGCGGCGGCACGGTCCCGTGATGCTGCTGCGCCTGGGCGCCACGCACATGCTGGTGGTGTCGTCGGCGTCGGCGGCGCGTGAGGTGCTCAAGGAGCACGACGCCGACTGCTGCAGCCGGCCGGCGTGCCCCGGGCCGAAGCGGCTGTCGTACGGGTTCAAGAACATGGCGTTCGCCCCCTACGGCGAGCACTGGCGCGAGATGCGCAAGATCTTCATCGTGGAGCTCCTCAGCATGCGCCGCGTCAAGGCCGCGTGGGGGGCGCGCCAGGAGCAGGTGGACAAGCTCATGGCCGCCCTCGCCCCCAACGAGCCGGTGGCGCTCGGCGAGCACATCTTCGCATTCACCGACGGCATCATCGGCACGGTGGCGCTGGGGAACGTCTACGGCGCCGACATGCTGGCGCGCAAGAAGCACTTCCAGCACGTGCTCGACGAGGCCATGGACATGCTCGCCACCTTCTCCGCCGAGGACTTCTTCCCCAACGCCGCCGGCCGCCTCGTCGACCGTCTTACCGGTCTCGTCGCCCGCCGTGACCAGCTCTTCAGCAGCCTCGACGATTTCTTCGAGACGGTCATCGAGCAGCACCTGGACCCGGCGAGGCCCAAGccggagaacggcggcgacctGGTCGACGTCCTCATCGACCTCTGGAAGCAGGAGCACCGTGGTTTCACCAAGGACCACGTCAAGGCCATCATCATG GACACTTTCGTGGGTGGCATCGACACGAGCTCGGTGACGATCCTGTGGGCGATGTCGGAGCTGATTCGGAACCCGCGGGTGAtgaagaaggcgcaggaggagatcaGGGCGGCGGTGGGGGAGCCGCGCGCCCGGGTGCAGCCGGACGACCTGCCCAAGCTCAACTACCTCAAAATGGTCCTCAAGGAGACCCTGAGGCTCTACCCGCCGGCGACGCTGCTGCTGCCGCGCGAGACGATGCGGCACGTCAAGATCGGCGGCTACGACGTGCCGGCGACGACCAGGGTCGCCGTCAACGCGTGGGCCCTCGGTAGGGACCCGGCGAGCTGGGGCGAGGACGCCGACGAGTTCAACCCGGACAGGTTCGAGGCCGGGGCGAGGCACGGCGAGGTGGACCTCCAAGGCGCGCACTTCGAGCTGGTGCCGTTCGGCGCCGGGCGGCGGATCTGCCCGGGCATGGCAATGGCGCTGATGAACGTGGAGTTCGCGCTGGCCAACCTGCTGTGCGGCTTCGACTGGGCGCTGCCGGAGGGGACCAAGGCGGAGGACCTGTGCATGGAGGAGGCCGGCGGGCTCACCTTCCACCGCAAGACGCCGCTCGTGCTTGTGCCCACCCCGTACGTGCCGCCGTCCGCCGCTTAA